In Leptotrichia sp. OH3620_COT-345, the following proteins share a genomic window:
- a CDS encoding 3-oxoacid CoA-transferase subunit B encodes MELSKEEIQTYIAKRVSKELTDGALVNLGIGLPTLVANHVPEGMNITFQSENGFIGLGSSAEAEGNLIVNAGGKPVSIISGGAFFDSATSFGIIRGGHVDLTVLGALEVDQEGNIASYLIPGKMVPGMGGAMDLVVGARQVVVAMQHTNKGKHKLLKKCTLPLTAKEQVDLIITEMGVFKPVKDGFKVVELNNVFTFEEVQEATEGKLIP; translated from the coding sequence ATTGAATTAAGTAAAGAAGAAATTCAGACGTATATAGCAAAACGTGTATCAAAAGAATTAACAGACGGTGCACTGGTAAATTTAGGAATAGGGTTACCGACTTTAGTGGCAAATCATGTTCCTGAAGGAATGAATATTACGTTTCAGTCAGAAAACGGATTTATAGGTCTCGGTTCATCAGCTGAAGCGGAAGGAAATCTTATAGTAAATGCAGGAGGAAAGCCTGTGTCAATTATATCCGGAGGAGCATTTTTTGACAGTGCCACATCTTTTGGAATAATCCGTGGAGGACATGTCGACTTGACAGTGTTGGGAGCTCTTGAAGTAGATCAGGAAGGAAATATTGCCAGTTACCTTATACCGGGAAAAATGGTTCCAGGAATGGGAGGAGCAATGGATCTCGTAGTAGGAGCACGTCAAGTTGTGGTAGCTATGCAGCATACAAATAAAGGAAAACATAAATTGTTGAAAAAATGTACATTACCGTTGACAGCTAAAGAACAGGTAGATCTTATTATTACCGAAATGGGAGTGTTCAAGCCTGTAAAAGACGGATTTAAAGTAGTAGAGCTTAATAATGTATTTACATTTGAAGAAGTACAGGAAGCAACAGAAGGGAAACTGATT
- a CDS encoding CoA transferase subunit A: MKKIIKMEQVASLIPDGSTVMVGGFMANGSPEGIIDVLAEAGLKNLTLICNDAGFPDRGVGKMVAKKQFKKIIASHIGLNPEAGRQMNEKETEIDLVPQGTLAERIRTGAFGLGGFYTPTGIGTLVEKGKEKKVINGQEYLLELPLYADIALIFADTVDENGNLRYKGSENNFNNLMAMNAKVTIVEARNIVPVGELDPNDVNTPHNFVNYIVKGGNR; the protein is encoded by the coding sequence ATGGTCGGAGGATTTATGGCAAATGGCTCACCTGAAGGGATAATAGATGTTTTAGCGGAAGCAGGATTGAAAAATTTGACTTTAATCTGTAATGATGCAGGATTTCCGGACAGAGGAGTAGGGAAAATGGTTGCAAAAAAACAGTTTAAAAAAATAATAGCTTCACATATAGGTTTAAATCCTGAAGCCGGGCGTCAAATGAATGAGAAAGAAACTGAAATAGATTTAGTACCTCAAGGAACACTGGCTGAAAGAATAAGAACCGGTGCTTTCGGATTGGGAGGATTTTACACTCCTACAGGAATAGGGACATTAGTTGAAAAAGGAAAAGAGAAAAAAGTGATAAACGGTCAGGAGTATTTGTTGGAATTACCTCTTTATGCAGATATAGCTTTGATTTTTGCAGATACGGTAGATGAAAACGGAAATTTACGTTATAAAGGTTCAGAGAATAATTTTAATAATCTTATGGCAATGAACGCTAAAGTGACAATTGTAGAAGCAAGAAACATAGTTCCTGTGGGAGAATTGGATCCTAATGATGTCAATACTCCGCATAATTTTGTAAATTATATTGTTAAAGGAGGAAATAGATAA